The window TTTCGTGACCCACCTCGTCCCCAAGAGCTTCTTTGAGGCGATGGCAACCAATGAAATCCTGCAGATCGTGATTTTCTCGCTGTTTACCGGTTTTGCGCTGGGCACCATCAAGGATGGCGTCGGTAAGCCGGTGCTGGCCGTGGTCGAGGGGCTGGCAGAGTTGATGATGCGCATCACCAACTATGTCATGTATTTCGCACCGCTGGGTGTGTTCGCCGCTATTGCTGCGGTGATCACCAAGCAAGGGCTGTCGGTGCTGACCGTCTATGCCAAGCTGGTGGGCAGCCTGTATCTGTCGCTGGCCATTCTGTGGGTGCTGCTGATCGCAGGGGGGTATTTCTTCCTGCGTGGTGACGTATTCCGCCTGATCAAGATCATGCGCGCCCCGTTGATGATCGGCTTCGCCACTGCCAGCAGCGAATCGGCCTATCCCAAGGTGATCGAGCAACTGAGCCGGTTTGGCATCAAAGAGCGGATCTCCGGCTTCGTGCTGCCACTGGGTTATTCGTTCAATCTGGATGGCTCCATCATGTATACCTCGTTCGCCGCGTTGTTCGTGGCCCAGGTGTATGGCATCGAATTGAGCCTCAGCCAGCAGATCACCATGTTGTTGGTCCTGCTGATCACCAGCAAGGGCATCGCCGGCGTGCCACGCGCCTCATTGGTGGTGGTGGCGGCGGTGCTGCCGATGTTCGGGTTGCCCGAGGCGGGCATTCTGCTGATTTTGGGTATTGATCACATCATGGACATGGCCCGTACCGTGACCAATGTTCTGGGTAACGCCATTGCCACTGCCGTGGTGGCCAAGAGCGAAGGGGCAATCGGCCAGGACGCCCTGGGCGAAGCAGCACAGCCCTCGGCCCCCTTACCAGACGTGCCCCTGCATACCCCCGCAGCGGTACAGGCCTGACCTGTGATCCCTCACTGTGTTTGATGTCGTGTGAGCGTTGTCCTGCTCTCCACTTTGCGGCACGCATCGGCTTGCGTGCCGTTTTTTTTCGATGTGGCACCTATGATCCGAGCCCAGTCTTCAGTTGAGCCTGGATTCGTTGATCTGCTTGCAGGGGCAGGCGGCTACATCGCTTACAATGTCTTCAGATATCATTTCAACTTTTGTGTCCAACGGTATGTCCCACTGGCGACGGATCTGGCGAATTGCGGTTGTGCTGCTGATCATTACTGCCGCAGGGGCGGCGGGCTTTCACATCAGCCAGACGCTGGCGTATCAACAGCAATTGGCGCGCAGCCAAGTCCAGCTGCGGGTGTTCGGGCAGACCATCGCCAGCGAATTGGCCCGCTATGACTATGTGCCCCATGTCCTGACCCTGGACAGCAAAATCAACCAACTGTTGGACAACCCCGACCAGGCGGCGGTTGTGCAGGCAGCCAATCTGTATCTGTCGGCCTTGAACGAGCGCACCGCAACCCGCGCCATCTATATTCTCGACAAAACCGGCAAAGTACTGGCGACCAGCAATTGGCAGCGGCCTGACAGCTATCTGGGTGAAGACCTCAGCTACCGGCCCTATTTCCGCGCAGCGATCCAAGGCCAGACTGGTCGATTCTATGGGGTCGGCACCACACGTAGCGAGCCGGGCTACTATCTATCAGCGCCATTGGGCAATCGCCGGTCACCCAGCGGGGTGGCGGTGGTGAAAGTAGGGTTGGAGCCGTTGGAAGCCAACTGGCAAGGGCTGGACGGGGGCGTCCTGCTGGTGGACGAAAACGGCGTGGTGATTCTGGCCTCACAGCCCCGGTGGCGCCTGCAGACTGTGTTCCCCTTGGCGCCAGCCAAGCGTGCTGCGTTGGATCGCAGCTTGCAGTACAACCGTGCGCCACTGCCCAGCATGGGGATCGAGCAGCAGAAAGCCATTGCTGATGATGCCGAGTTAGTCCGCATCCGTAAGGGCTCCTTGCTGTTATCACAAAACATGCCCTTGGCTGGCACCGCCTGGCGTCTTTATCTACTGTCGAGTACCCAGGCATTGCAGATGGGGGCATTGAAAACTGCCACCCTGGCCAGCGGAGGCTCGGCCTTGTTGGCCTTGCTGGGCGTGGTGTGGAATGCCCGCCGCCGCATCAATGCTGAACGGCAGAAAGCCCGCATCGCGCTGGAGGCGGCTAACGCCGAGCTGGAACGCAAGGTGATCGAGCGCACCGCAGATCTGTCGGCGGCCAATCTGCAGCTACAGGCGGAGGTGACGGAGCGCATTCGCACCGAGGCTACTCTGCGCCGGGCGCAGGATGAGCTGCTGCAAGCCGGTAAGCTGGCGGTGATCGGGCAGATGTCCACTGGGATCGCCCATGAGCTGAATCAACCGCTGGCGGCCTTGCGGACGCTGTCTGGCAATACCGTGCGGTTTCTGGCGCGTGGTGATCTGGCCACGGCACAATCCAACCTGCAAACCATCATCCAGCTGGTGGAGCGGATGGGTAAGATTTCCGGTGCGTTGAAATCGTTCGCCCGTAAATCATCGAATCGGATGGTGCCGGTCGAACTCAACGCTGCGTTGGAGAACGCGTTGTTCCTACTGGAGACACGAATACACAGCGCGGGTGTCGTGATCGAGCGTGACATGCCTGCCCAAGCGTGGGTCAAGGCAGAGGCCACACGGCTGGAACAAGTCCTGGTCAACCTGCTGGCCAATGCCCTGGATGCGGTGGCCACTGTGACCAACCCGCACATCCGCGTGGTCGGCCAGCTTGAGCAGGGCGAGGTGTCCGTGAGCATCTGTGATAATGGCCCAGGTTTGACTGCAGAGGCCGAGGCGCGACTGTTCGAGCCATTTTTCACCACCAAACCGGTGGGCGAGGGGCTGGGCTTGGGGCTGACGCTGTCCATCGGCATCCTGGACGAGTTCGGAGGCCGCTTGAGTGGCTATCATCAACCACAGGGTGGGGCCTGCTTTACCATGGTGTTGCCGCAAACCACAAAGGAAATGTTGGGATGATAGAAGCCTTGCAGGTCTTGATCGTCGAGGATGATCCGGTCGTCCGGCTGGGGTGTGTTCAGGCCTTTGCTCTGGAGGGCATTGCGGCTATCGAAGCGGGTAGCGCCGAGGCGGCTCTGCAGCAGATCACGCCAGGCTTCCCAGGTGTGGTGGTGACCGACATCCGCCTGCCTGGGCAGGATGGCATGGCCTTGCTCAATACGTTACGTGCCCAGGCGCCAGATCTGCCAGTCATCATGATCACTGGGCATGGTGATGTCAGCTTGGCGGTGCAGGCCATGAAGCAGGGTGCCTACGACTTTCTCGAAAAACCATTTGCGCCAGAGCAGCTGGTCGAGGTAACACGCCGAGCGCTGGCGCAACGCCAGCTGTCGCTTGAGGTGGCCAGCCTGCGCGCGCAGCTGGCCAGCCACGATCATGTCGCGAACCAGATCATCGGCCATTCACCCGCGATGGCCCGCCTGCGCAGACTGATTGCCGAGGTCGCCAATACCGGGGCAAATGTGCTGATCCATGGCGAAACAGGCACTGGCAAAGAGCTGGTCGCCCGTTGCCTGCATGAAAGCAGCCAGCGTCATACCCGGCATTTCGTGGCGGTGAATTGTGGCGGGTTGCCCGAGCAATTGATCGACAGCGAGCTGTTCGGCCACGAAGCAGGGGCCTTCACCGGGGCGGCCAAGCGACGTATCGGCAAGATCGAGCATGCACAAGGCGGCACCCTGTTTCTGGATGAAATCGAGAGCATGCCGATGCCGATGCAGATCAAGTTGCTGCGGGTATTGCAAGAGCGTGTGCTGGAGCGCCTTGGCTCCAATGCTCTGCTGCCGGTCGATATCCGGGTGGTGGCTGCCACCAAGTCCGATCTCAAGCGGATGGGCGAGGCGGGGCATTTCCGCTCTGATCTCTACTACCGCTTGAATGTGGTGACGCTGGAGCTGCCACCCCTGCGTGAGCGGCGTGAAGATATCCCCCAGTTGTTCCAGCATTTTCTATTGCAGGCGGCACAACGCTTCGAGCGTGACCCACCTGTCTTGCAACAGGCAGACATGGCCCGGCTGATGGCCTACAACTGGCCAGGCAATGTCCGAGAGCTGCGCAATGTCGCTGAACGGTGCGCATTGGGGCTGGGGTTGGCCATCGGGACATCTGACGAGCCGATGGAGCACACCAGCCTCAATCAGGCGGTGGAACAGTTTGAGAAAGCGCTGATCCGTGACGCCCTGCACCGTTGTGGCGGCAATCTGTCCAAAGCAGCGGAAGCCCTGTCAGTGGCCAAGACCACCCTGTTCGACAAGGTGAAGAAGTATCGGCTTTCATGACCCGCCAGCAGGTTGACAGCATGTTTCAACCGGCCACGGATATCTGCTGATCAGCCCGGCAGGCTGCTGATCCTGGCGGGTGTCGGGGCAGGGCTCAAAGCAAATGGATGCCCATACGCCGCACCACCAGGGCGAACAGACCGAAGCAGAGCATGGTCAGCACCACACAGACCAGCAAGGTCAGCCAGAACCCGCAGCGCGGCAGCAAAGCCGGAAACACCAGAAACATCGGCAAGGTCGGCACCACATACCAGAACGTGTACCACGCATGGTTCGCAATCTTGTCTGCAGGCTGCTTTTCCACATACAGCCAGATCAGCGTCAAGACCGTGACCAACGGCAGCGAAGCAATCAAGGCACCCAGTCGATCGCTCCGCTTGGCCACCTCTGATACCAGCACGATGACGGCTGCCGTCAGACCATATTTGGTGATCAACCACAGCATGATGCGCCTATTCAGGGGATGGATGTCCACCCGATTATAGGCCACCTGCGTCACCAATGGCTGTTGGTGCGCTATCCGCCCCTGGCCTTTAGGTAGACCTGACTGAGTTTGGTATGCCATGACTGTGGCTGGCCACGGCGCGGAGGGGGTATTTCATTGTCTGGTTGGCTGGGCTGTGGTGATTGCCCACCAGGGCGCTTCGCTTTGATTCAGTACGGCAGACCAGTACCAGGCTGAGGCATCTCGCCATTGCCTGCCTTGAGTGTCGATGATCCGTTCCTCCACCGTCCATGTGTCGTGGCCTTTACGGGCGATGAAACGGGACCATTGCTGGCCATTTTTGTCGATGGCGGGTTGCAGGGTCAGCTGATAGCCATGGGCCTTGAAGCAGTCGATACTGGGGTGGAGCTTGCGCGAGGGTGCGTTGACCCAGCGCAGGATGATTTCGCGTTCTCCGTCGGTGAAACGCGCCATCTTGCCGGGGAACCCAGTTTGGAATCGTTGCTCCAGCGCGGTCAGCGGAAGGGGCCGAAGCGGACGGCCATCCAGCGTAGTGGGCCAGCCAGGGAATGGTGTGGCGCGGGTGATGGGGGGTGTGCGCCAGGGCAATAGTGGTAGCGTGGCGGCCAGCAGACACCATGCGAGAAAGCAGGTTTGCAGGCGGGTCATGGGGTTGTTCCTGTGCGCTGATGGAGGGCGGTGATGGCGAGGGCCGTGGCCAGAAATGCCATGACCCCGATTGCGTCATGAAACCAAGGCGGGGCCTGCACCAAGCCGCTTTCTGAATAGAACAGGGCAGTTGTGCGCCCGGTGTTGGCCAGGTAGACCAAGAGCGGTGTGCCAAGTAGGCAACCCAGCGTGCGTAGCGAGTTCAGCCCTTGCCAAGTGGCGAGGGAGGCACTCAGCACCCAGCCGGCCCATAGCATTTTGACACCGCTGCACGGGGCATCGATGGCGATCTGCCGGGTCTGCCAAAGTAGCAGTGAGCCGTCTTGCATGACGGGTAAGCCTTGCCATTGCAGCCAGGTGGCCGCGCCAGCACAAGTCAGATAGCGCATGGGGTAGCCGAGGTAGAACTGCATGGAGGCGGACAGTGGCAATGACAGCCAGCAGAGTGTCCAAAGCCCGACATGCCAGGGCCGCCCGGTACGTAGTCCGCTGGCCCAGCTGGCCAGTGCCAGGCAACCGAGGCTGCCTCGGATGGCCATGGGCAGGTCGAGGGCAATGGCCAGCATGTATAGAGTCAATAAGACAGCGGGTGTGATCAGTAGCCGATCAGTGGCGAGGTTGTGGCTGTGGCGCAGGGCCAGCAAGGCGGCCAGCACGGCTGGCAACCAACCCCAGGGTTCGTTCGAGGCGTCCAGTGTGCCCTGGATCACCCATTTCCAGACTGGCCAGGTGGCGCCGACCAAGGCCAGTGTCAGGCCGATGATGACTGGCCTCATGGCTTGCGAGCCTTCCGATACCCTTGCCAAATCAGTACGCCGACCACGATCAGAATCAAGGCCCAGGTCTCGGGCTCCGGCACGGTGGGCACGGTGCCGGGCTGCGCGGGCTCCAGATTGGCGTCATCATATTGCTGCTGGTTTTCCAATACGACTGCGCCAGATACGGGGGTGACCAATTGATACTGCTGTGCCAGTTGAATGGCTTGCTGTGGGGCCTTGGGTATCAGGCGGCGGACTTCATCCTGCGCCCACAGGCGGACGAGGTGTTCACCTCGTGGGCCGGTTGGGGGGGCGGCAGGTGCAGATTCGCGTTGTCGCGCCAAGATCCATTCGGCCTGGCCCACTTGCCACGATTGAAACAGTTGTTGCAATGCTTGTTCGGGCTGGTTCAATGCCTGGCGGGTCTGCAGATGGGGCAGATTGTCCAGCGTGTTCAGCAGTTGATGGCTGCCTGCTTGCATTTGCAGGCTGTAAAGCCGGGCTTGTCGCGGGTTGTTGGCCAGCGCTGCTTTCAGCTGCGGTGCGGTATGGCTGAACGGGTATGGCTGGGCACCGTGCAGCCACACGACAGCACGATCAGGTCCGGCCTGTGCCCATTGCCAAGCCATCAACAGGGCCGGGGTGTTGTCTTGGCCGCCTGCAAAGTTGAGGTCCTTGAGCATTGCCACATTCAGCGGGCCAAGGGTGGGGGGATCGTCGGTGGCAGCGATCAACTGCCATTCAATGTGCTTGGGCAGGGCTGCCAGACTATGTTCCAGTGCCGCTGGCAGCTTGTGCATGCTACCAGAGCCATCCACCACGATGGTCACCTGGCTGGGTCGCCAGCGTGGTCGTTCGACCGCACGCTGGGTGATCAGCGTAGTCGATGGCGTGTGATCATCGATCTGCCAAGCGGGGGTATCGGCCAGGGTGTGGCCTGACAGCACCTTGGCGGTGGGGCTGCCCAATTGCGGGTCACTGAGTTGTGCGGTGATTGCCAAGGCAGGTTGCTGTGCCGAGGAGGGGAATGCCGCGCCGCCCTGGATGGGTTGATCGGCTTGCAGGATGAGCTGGTGTCGCAATGCCTCTGGGATTTCGAAATTGCGGTCCAGCAATGCTGGCAGTTGGGTCTGGGCGCGATGGCGGCTGGTGGGTTGCACGGGGAAGCTGATCCCCAGCCGGATCTTCATCTCCTGTTTATCCGGCTGCACCGGGAATAATTGAAACTGCACACGATCAGGCCCTGCAGTGGTGACCAGTAGCGGGTCGCGTTTTGTCGAGACCACGGCTTGATAGGCGCTCCGGACTTCATTACGCCCACCAAAGGCGGCCTCTTTGGGTACGCCATCGATCCATAGATTGGCTCTGGAAATGACGGCTCCAGGCGGCAGCAGGAGTTGTCCACGGGCTTCCTGCTGTTGTTTCGTCTCATTGCGGAAGTGCATGGTCCATTCCATATAACCGCTACCCGATTGGGTTTGAAGCGTGCCATTCAACGATGAGCTGGTCAGGGACAGACCTGGAATCCTGCCCCCGATCCAATCCGTGCCCTGTGCCAGGTCTAACGTTTCGTCGAACCGATGCCACTCATGCGGGCTATGTCGTTGGGGGGCTGAGCGCTGGAAAAAGGTATCCCCGGTGACCTGATAGAACACCCGTTGTGCCAGATCCGCTGTGTTGACATCGCTTGGCACCAGCAGTGCACCGGCAATGTCCAGCTGGCTTGGCTGGATGCCATAGCTCCAGGCCAGCAGGTGTTGTTCGTTACCCAGCAGCCGTAACCACCGGATGCCGAATCGTTGCCAATCTGGCGTGGATGAGGTGGCCATGTTGAAACCGATACGTGTCGCCAGCAGTGGCACATTACCCAGCAGCAGCAACGCCATCACCACTACGCCAGTACGCCACAGGCTGGGAAGGGGCTGGTGATTGAAGCCAGGGTTGGATTTCAAGCGCTGTCGTA is drawn from Chitinivorax tropicus and contains these coding sequences:
- a CDS encoding dicarboxylate/amino acid:cation symporter; this encodes MNMKKLPTMIGIAMVLGIVVGTFANHMAPTPEAAKNIAGYLSILTDVFLRLIKMIIGPLVFATLVAGIAGMGDGKTVGRIGLKAMGWFLAASIISLFLGLLMANTLTPGVGLNLPLPDAHATTELKTGALNLKDFVTHLVPKSFFEAMATNEILQIVIFSLFTGFALGTIKDGVGKPVLAVVEGLAELMMRITNYVMYFAPLGVFAAIAAVITKQGLSVLTVYAKLVGSLYLSLAILWVLLIAGGYFFLRGDVFRLIKIMRAPLMIGFATASSESAYPKVIEQLSRFGIKERISGFVLPLGYSFNLDGSIMYTSFAALFVAQVYGIELSLSQQITMLLVLLITSKGIAGVPRASLVVVAAVLPMFGLPEAGILLILGIDHIMDMARTVTNVLGNAIATAVVAKSEGAIGQDALGEAAQPSAPLPDVPLHTPAAVQA
- a CDS encoding sensor histidine kinase translates to MSHWRRIWRIAVVLLIITAAGAAGFHISQTLAYQQQLARSQVQLRVFGQTIASELARYDYVPHVLTLDSKINQLLDNPDQAAVVQAANLYLSALNERTATRAIYILDKTGKVLATSNWQRPDSYLGEDLSYRPYFRAAIQGQTGRFYGVGTTRSEPGYYLSAPLGNRRSPSGVAVVKVGLEPLEANWQGLDGGVLLVDENGVVILASQPRWRLQTVFPLAPAKRAALDRSLQYNRAPLPSMGIEQQKAIADDAELVRIRKGSLLLSQNMPLAGTAWRLYLLSSTQALQMGALKTATLASGGSALLALLGVVWNARRRINAERQKARIALEAANAELERKVIERTADLSAANLQLQAEVTERIRTEATLRRAQDELLQAGKLAVIGQMSTGIAHELNQPLAALRTLSGNTVRFLARGDLATAQSNLQTIIQLVERMGKISGALKSFARKSSNRMVPVELNAALENALFLLETRIHSAGVVIERDMPAQAWVKAEATRLEQVLVNLLANALDAVATVTNPHIRVVGQLEQGEVSVSICDNGPGLTAEAEARLFEPFFTTKPVGEGLGLGLTLSIGILDEFGGRLSGYHQPQGGACFTMVLPQTTKEMLG
- a CDS encoding sigma-54-dependent transcriptional regulator, with protein sequence MIEALQVLIVEDDPVVRLGCVQAFALEGIAAIEAGSAEAALQQITPGFPGVVVTDIRLPGQDGMALLNTLRAQAPDLPVIMITGHGDVSLAVQAMKQGAYDFLEKPFAPEQLVEVTRRALAQRQLSLEVASLRAQLASHDHVANQIIGHSPAMARLRRLIAEVANTGANVLIHGETGTGKELVARCLHESSQRHTRHFVAVNCGGLPEQLIDSELFGHEAGAFTGAAKRRIGKIEHAQGGTLFLDEIESMPMPMQIKLLRVLQERVLERLGSNALLPVDIRVVAATKSDLKRMGEAGHFRSDLYYRLNVVTLELPPLRERREDIPQLFQHFLLQAAQRFERDPPVLQQADMARLMAYNWPGNVRELRNVAERCALGLGLAIGTSDEPMEHTSLNQAVEQFEKALIRDALHRCGGNLSKAAEALSVAKTTLFDKVKKYRLS
- a CDS encoding DUF3147 family protein → MLWLITKYGLTAAVIVLVSEVAKRSDRLGALIASLPLVTVLTLIWLYVEKQPADKIANHAWYTFWYVVPTLPMFLVFPALLPRCGFWLTLLVCVVLTMLCFGLFALVVRRMGIHLL
- a CDS encoding archaeosortase/exosortase family protein gives rise to the protein MRPVIIGLTLALVGATWPVWKWVIQGTLDASNEPWGWLPAVLAALLALRHSHNLATDRLLITPAVLLTLYMLAIALDLPMAIRGSLGCLALASWASGLRTGRPWHVGLWTLCWLSLPLSASMQFYLGYPMRYLTCAGAATWLQWQGLPVMQDGSLLLWQTRQIAIDAPCSGVKMLWAGWVLSASLATWQGLNSLRTLGCLLGTPLLVYLANTGRTTALFYSESGLVQAPPWFHDAIGVMAFLATALAITALHQRTGTTP
- a CDS encoding VIT domain-containing protein; this translates as MFRQVLLAICGFLLPLVTLLIEATTHMCRDTFFDPIPTPLHMLLVAIVPISNGLVLFSSEAWRRRHIRWLAVLNNVAMLVTVLYSILFAPLMPMSIFAILISGLGLLSLAPFFACIATWRVRQRLKSNPGFNHQPLPSLWRTGVVVMALLLLGNVPLLATRIGFNMATSSTPDWQRFGIRWLRLLGNEQHLLAWSYGIQPSQLDIAGALLVPSDVNTADLAQRVFYQVTGDTFFQRSAPQRHSPHEWHRFDETLDLAQGTDWIGGRIPGLSLTSSSLNGTLQTQSGSGYMEWTMHFRNETKQQQEARGQLLLPPGAVISRANLWIDGVPKEAAFGGRNEVRSAYQAVVSTKRDPLLVTTAGPDRVQFQLFPVQPDKQEMKIRLGISFPVQPTSRHRAQTQLPALLDRNFEIPEALRHQLILQADQPIQGGAAFPSSAQQPALAITAQLSDPQLGSPTAKVLSGHTLADTPAWQIDDHTPSTTLITQRAVERPRWRPSQVTIVVDGSGSMHKLPAALEHSLAALPKHIEWQLIAATDDPPTLGPLNVAMLKDLNFAGGQDNTPALLMAWQWAQAGPDRAVVWLHGAQPYPFSHTAPQLKAALANNPRQARLYSLQMQAGSHQLLNTLDNLPHLQTRQALNQPEQALQQLFQSWQVGQAEWILARQRESAPAAPPTGPRGEHLVRLWAQDEVRRLIPKAPQQAIQLAQQYQLVTPVSGAVVLENQQQYDDANLEPAQPGTVPTVPEPETWALILIVVGVLIWQGYRKARKP